In the Takifugu flavidus isolate HTHZ2018 chromosome 11, ASM371156v2, whole genome shotgun sequence genome, one interval contains:
- the gnrh3 gene encoding gonadotropin-releasing hormone 3: MEANSRVMVQVLLLALALQVTLSQHWSYGWLPGGKRSVGELEATIRMMGTGGVVSLPDEESAQTQERLRPYNVISEELNRFDPKRRIQNN; this comes from the exons ATGGAAGCAAACAGCAGGGTGAtggtgcaggtgctgctgttggCGTTGGCGCTCCAGGTCACCCTGTCGCAGCACTGGTCCTACGGATGGTTACCCGGTGGCAAGAGGAGCGTGGGCGAGTTGGAGGCAACCATCAGG ATGATGGGGACGGGAGGAGTGGTGTCTCTCCCCGACGAGGAGAGTGCCCAGACCCAGGAGAGACTTCGACCATACAATGTA ATCAGCGAAGAGCTCAATCGCTTCGACCCAAAGAGAAGGATCCAGAATAACTGA